One Prochlorococcus marinus XMU1411 genomic window carries:
- the coaE gene encoding dephospho-CoA kinase (Dephospho-CoA kinase (CoaE) performs the final step in coenzyme A biosynthesis.), which yields MDILQKSKNNQRRIGLTGGIASGKTTITNYIRNHKNIPILDADNLSRELIKPNTYGYKKILDYFGHKIIENKNNSEKEINRKLLRNIIFKHSESKEWIEKLLHPLIKEKMIEECSHHKNTQTLVLVIPLLFEAKFEDICTEIWLVKCPRETQKKRLMKRDKISEKEAYDSINLQLSFEEKRKFSDIILDNSDDQNKWIKTIRELL from the coding sequence ATGGATATTCTTCAAAAATCAAAAAACAACCAAAGAAGGATTGGTTTAACAGGAGGTATTGCCAGTGGGAAGACAACCATAACTAATTACATAAGAAATCATAAAAACATTCCAATTTTAGATGCAGATAATTTATCAAGAGAATTAATCAAACCAAACACATATGGATATAAGAAAATTTTAGATTATTTTGGACATAAAATTATTGAAAATAAGAACAATTCAGAAAAAGAAATAAACAGAAAACTTTTAAGGAACATTATATTTAAACATTCAGAAAGTAAAGAATGGATTGAAAAACTACTTCATCCATTAATTAAAGAAAAAATGATAGAAGAATGCAGTCATCACAAAAATACTCAAACTTTAGTATTGGTTATTCCATTATTATTTGAAGCAAAATTTGAAGATATTTGCACTGAAATATGGTTAGTTAAATGTCCTAGAGAGACACAAAAAAAAAGACTTATGAAACGAGATAAAATTAGCGAAAAAGAAGCATACGACTCCATAAATCTTCAATTAAGTTTTGAAGAAAAAAGAAAATTTTCAGACATTATTTTAGATAATTCAGATGATCAAAATAAATGGATCAAGACAATAAGAGAGCTTCTTTGA